The following are encoded together in the Ignavibacteriales bacterium genome:
- a CDS encoding DUF2231 domain-containing protein → MEFIGYFHPKIIHFPIAFLLIYALLEIIGVLFKKDFFSKAAHLFLFLGVLGAVAAVLTGKQAFENFEYWNKKASDILEEHERFANITLWYFAALLVLRTFLTVKKKFTGAIQYVIVVLAIVGTYFVYETGEHGGQMVFQHGIGTEYKIKIMEE, encoded by the coding sequence ATGGAATTTATTGGATATTTTCATCCAAAAATTATTCATTTCCCGATTGCTTTTTTATTGATCTATGCTCTGCTTGAGATTATTGGTGTATTATTTAAGAAGGATTTTTTTTCGAAAGCAGCACACCTATTTCTATTTCTTGGAGTTCTTGGTGCAGTTGCGGCAGTGCTTACCGGTAAACAAGCTTTTGAAAATTTTGAGTATTGGAACAAAAAAGCAAGCGATATATTAGAAGAACATGAACGATTTGCTAATATCACTCTTTGGTATTTTGCTGCTCTTCTTGTTCTTAGAACATTTTTAACTGTCAAGAAAAAATTTACAGGTGCAATTCAATATGTAATTGTTGTGCTTGCAATTGTTGGGACATATTTTGTATATGAGACAGGTGAACACGGTGGACAAATGGTTTTTCAACACGGCATAGGAACTGAATACAAAATAAAAATTATGGAAGAATGA
- a CDS encoding MgtC/SapB family protein translates to MKFFPENFFITDPFIENGEFIFLLQKIIIVLLIGSLIGLEREHSRAEGSKIFAGIRTYTLIALLGLISAIISEFSVIWILPVIFIAFSSLVIASYITSSKNGKVGGTSEIAALLTFLLGALVYWNLILLAAAAAVIVTVFLSLKIQLHNIVGSLGEQDIYATLKMAIITIIILPLLPDKTIDPLKVLNPRLIWLMVVLVSGISLLGYLVIKFYGKNKGLAVTGLIGGFISSTAVAFSFSRKSKIQPDYSTTFALGILLASSIMFLRIAVIIFLLNLSLASSLWILLSIFSISGFMISYYYSKRIIKNSIQLVEVKNPFEIKSALVFGLIFAGILFLSKAAQNYFGDTGIYAASVLGGISSVDAIVLSVSKIVNERISFRIASEAIIIVAATNTIVKLIIASIWGDKKLKEIVVRGLGLLVLIQLLVLFFLVIKL, encoded by the coding sequence GTGAAATTTTTCCCTGAAAATTTTTTCATCACTGATCCATTCATTGAAAATGGCGAATTTATTTTCCTCTTGCAAAAAATCATTATTGTGCTTCTGATTGGCAGTTTGATTGGATTGGAGAGAGAGCATTCTCGGGCTGAGGGCTCAAAAATATTTGCTGGAATTCGTACATACACATTAATTGCACTTCTTGGGCTTATCTCCGCAATCATTTCTGAATTTTCAGTCATATGGATTTTGCCGGTTATCTTTATTGCCTTCTCCAGCCTTGTTATTGCTTCCTACATTACGTCTTCTAAAAATGGTAAGGTAGGTGGCACATCGGAAATTGCTGCACTACTTACATTTTTATTAGGGGCACTGGTTTATTGGAATCTGATTTTACTTGCCGCTGCAGCAGCAGTCATTGTTACTGTTTTTCTCTCATTAAAGATTCAGTTGCATAATATTGTCGGCAGTTTAGGTGAACAGGACATTTATGCAACCTTGAAAATGGCAATCATAACCATCATCATATTACCCTTGCTACCTGATAAAACGATTGATCCGCTAAAAGTACTCAATCCACGATTGATTTGGTTAATGGTTGTTCTGGTCAGTGGTATAAGTCTTTTGGGTTATCTTGTTATTAAATTCTATGGTAAAAATAAAGGTTTAGCTGTCACCGGATTGATTGGCGGGTTTATTTCAAGCACCGCTGTTGCATTTTCTTTTTCGAGAAAGAGTAAAATTCAACCAGACTATTCGACTACATTTGCGCTCGGGATTTTATTGGCTTCATCCATTATGTTTCTACGAATTGCAGTAATAATATTTTTATTGAATCTCTCATTAGCTTCATCACTTTGGATTTTGCTATCAATATTTTCCATTTCAGGTTTTATGATCAGCTATTATTATTCAAAAAGAATTATCAAAAATTCCATCCAGTTAGTCGAAGTGAAAAATCCTTTTGAGATAAAATCAGCTTTAGTATTCGGTTTAATTTTTGCAGGGATTCTTTTTCTTTCCAAAGCAGCACAGAATTATTTTGGCGATACTGGAATTTATGCTGCCAGTGTTCTTGGCGGTATTTCAAGTGTTGATGCTATTGTGCTGTCGGTTTCTAAAATTGTGAATGAACGAATATCATTTCGAATCGCTTCAGAAGCCATCATTATAGTCGCCGCCACAAATACGATTGTGAAACTGATAATTGCTTCAATCTGGGGAGATAAAAAATTAAAAGAAATTGTTGTCCGTGGATTAGGATTATTAGTTCTCATTCAGCTTCTTGTTCTATTTTTTCTGGTGATCAAACTTTGA
- a CDS encoding NAD-dependent succinate-semialdehyde dehydrogenase — protein sequence MVDKAHEQFIKWRKTSFEFRASKIRSAAAILRKRKEEFAKLMTLEMGKPIVQARAEVEKCAWVCDYYADNAEKFLTDEIVETDAQKSFISFQPIGIVLAVMPWNFPFWQVFRFASPTLMAGNAAILKHSSNVSGCALAIEKIFEEAGFPSGLFRTILVSSKNIEPIIKHPLIKAVTLTGSVTAGKSIASLAGSLIKKTVLELGGSDPYLILEDADIESAAECCVTARLLNGGQSCIAAKRFIIVESVYDEFEKIFLEKMKSKKMGDPFDESNSIGPQASIQLRDELHQQVLKSIELGAKLLLGGEIPEINGAYYPPTVLANVRKGMPAFEEELFGPVAALIKVVNEEEAIRNANESNFGLGAAVFTSDKTHGEFIAKEKLNTGCCFVNEFVRSDPRLPFGGINESGYGRELSTFGIREFVNIKTVFIK from the coding sequence ATTGTTGATAAAGCACACGAACAATTTATTAAGTGGCGTAAAACTTCATTCGAATTTCGTGCTTCTAAAATCAGATCTGCAGCAGCGATTCTCCGAAAACGAAAAGAAGAATTCGCAAAACTAATGACCCTTGAAATGGGAAAGCCAATAGTACAAGCTCGGGCAGAAGTAGAAAAATGTGCATGGGTTTGTGATTATTACGCTGATAATGCAGAAAAGTTTTTAACTGATGAAATAGTTGAAACAGATGCACAAAAAAGTTTTATTAGTTTTCAACCAATTGGAATAGTACTTGCTGTGATGCCGTGGAATTTTCCTTTTTGGCAGGTCTTTCGTTTTGCTTCCCCAACTTTGATGGCTGGCAATGCTGCTATTTTAAAGCATTCTTCTAATGTTAGCGGATGTGCATTAGCCATCGAAAAAATATTTGAGGAAGCAGGTTTTCCTTCAGGACTTTTCCGAACAATTCTCGTATCTTCAAAAAATATTGAACCCATAATTAAACATCCGCTAATAAAAGCAGTTACATTAACTGGCAGCGTTACTGCCGGGAAATCCATCGCATCACTTGCTGGATCTTTAATAAAAAAAACTGTATTGGAATTGGGCGGAAGCGATCCTTATTTAATTCTCGAGGATGCTGATATTGAATCAGCAGCAGAATGTTGTGTAACGGCGAGATTATTAAATGGAGGACAAAGCTGCATCGCCGCTAAGCGATTTATCATTGTTGAATCAGTTTATGATGAATTTGAAAAAATATTTTTAGAAAAAATGAAATCCAAAAAAATGGGAGATCCTTTTGATGAATCCAATTCAATAGGTCCTCAGGCAAGTATTCAATTACGTGATGAGCTTCATCAACAAGTTTTAAAGAGTATTGAACTTGGTGCGAAATTATTACTTGGCGGAGAAATTCCCGAAATCAATGGGGCTTATTATCCACCGACTGTACTCGCTAATGTTAGAAAAGGAATGCCCGCTTTTGAAGAAGAATTATTTGGTCCGGTTGCAGCACTGATAAAAGTTGTAAATGAGGAAGAGGCAATTCGTAACGCAAACGAATCAAATTTTGGATTAGGAGCTGCAGTATTTACTTCTGATAAAACGCATGGAGAATTTATCGCGAAAGAAAAATTAAATACCGGCTGCTGTTTTGTTAATGAATTTGTCCGCTCGGATCCGCGCTTGCCATTTGGCGGAATCAATGAAAGTGGTTACGGCAGAGAATTATCAACTTTCGGAATCAGAGAATTTGTAAATATTAAAACAGTTTTTATAAAGTAA
- a CDS encoding response regulator transcription factor, translating to MQEKLKLLIIDDSEAVREALKDILSEITTVELIGEAMDGEFGIDLVAKLEPHVIILDLNMPKINGLDVLSFVKKNYPSIIVIVMTNYPTEYFRLKCEKLGADYFFDKSNEFELIYKALDDVRKKLKIFQESN from the coding sequence ATGCAAGAAAAACTAAAGTTACTAATTATTGATGACTCCGAAGCCGTTCGTGAAGCTTTGAAAGATATTCTTTCGGAAATAACGACCGTTGAACTAATTGGGGAAGCAATGGATGGCGAATTCGGAATTGATTTAGTTGCAAAACTCGAGCCGCATGTGATTATTCTGGATTTAAATATGCCGAAAATAAATGGACTTGACGTTCTAAGTTTTGTAAAAAAAAATTATCCCTCAATAATTGTTATTGTTATGACTAATTATCCGACTGAATATTTTAGATTAAAATGTGAAAAACTTGGTGCAGATTACTTTTTTGACAAGTCAAATGAGTTTGAACTTATTTATAAGGCTTTAGATGATGTTCGTAAAAAGCTTAAAATCTTTCAGGAAAGTAACTAA
- a CDS encoding orotate phosphoribosyltransferase encodes MKNYNEQEIIEIFKSSQALLSGHFLLTSGRHSNIYFQCAKVLQYPQYNQIVCTEIADHYKDYDIATVIAPAIGGCVVGQEVARQLNKRFIFAEREDKKLTLRRGFSFEAGEKVLICEDVVTTGGSVFEVIDIVKNAGAQIVGVGFIVDRSNGEVQFGYPQFSTVKLNAVSYSADECPLCKEKLPLIKPGSRKISV; translated from the coding sequence ATGAAAAATTACAACGAGCAGGAAATAATCGAAATATTTAAATCAAGCCAGGCTCTTTTAAGCGGGCATTTTCTATTAACCTCGGGCAGGCACAGTAATATTTATTTTCAATGTGCTAAGGTTCTTCAATATCCTCAATACAACCAAATTGTGTGTACAGAGATTGCTGATCATTATAAAGATTATGATATCGCCACGGTCATTGCCCCTGCAATTGGGGGCTGTGTTGTAGGGCAGGAAGTCGCTCGTCAGTTAAATAAACGATTCATCTTTGCCGAGCGTGAAGATAAAAAACTTACTCTGCGAAGGGGTTTTTCGTTTGAAGCTGGTGAGAAAGTATTAATTTGTGAGGATGTTGTAACAACAGGTGGAAGTGTTTTTGAAGTCATTGACATAGTTAAGAATGCCGGTGCACAAATCGTCGGAGTTGGATTTATCGTTGACCGTAGTAACGGGGAGGTACAATTTGGCTATCCTCAATTCAGTACAGTGAAATTAAATGCAGTTTCTTACTCGGCGGATGAATGTCCGTTATGTAAAGAAAAACTTCCGCTTATTAAACCGGGCTCAAGAAAAATTTCAGTATGA
- a CDS encoding response regulator, with amino-acid sequence MFEIINHNQSGIKILVVEDDRTSQQLIKIYLDQKFAVEIVNSGEEAIESAKKNLYDLILMDINLGQGKNGIQTSMEIRKLSEYISIPIVAMTAFEKSEIVDFFSSNGMDLYLEKPYLRHHLLEVIDKGLQQKILNPERRE; translated from the coding sequence TTGTTTGAAATAATAAACCATAATCAATCGGGAATTAAAATACTTGTTGTTGAAGATGATAGGACAAGTCAACAGTTAATAAAAATATATTTAGATCAAAAATTTGCTGTTGAAATTGTTAATTCTGGAGAAGAAGCTATTGAAAGTGCAAAAAAAAATCTCTATGATTTAATCTTAATGGATATTAATTTAGGGCAAGGAAAAAATGGAATTCAGACATCAATGGAAATCAGGAAATTATCAGAATATATTTCTATTCCGATTGTTGCTATGACTGCTTTTGAGAAATCTGAAATTGTTGATTTTTTTTCTTCAAATGGTATGGACTTATATTTAGAAAAACCTTATCTTAGACATCATCTTTTAGAAGTTATTGATAAAGGATTACAACAAAAAATTTTAAACCCTGAACGCCGGGAGTAA
- the truA gene encoding tRNA pseudouridine(38-40) synthase TruA — MNNYKLEIQYDGTNYAGWQIQKNAATIQQKITEALNLILKEKINLIGSGRTDAGVHAVGQVANFRTKKVIDIYSFKHSLNGILPVDISITKMESANENFHSRFDANRRIYFYLISKIKSPFLLKYSYRLHQPIDLKGLNLLSNALIGTNDFTGLSRKNPSLENKVCTIYSAHWRELKNIILFRIEADRFLHGMVRIIVATLLNAQKQNLGRESIIKILRGKDTLLAAGAAPAKGLFLYKVLYD, encoded by the coding sequence TTGAATAATTACAAACTTGAAATTCAATACGACGGGACTAACTATGCAGGCTGGCAAATTCAAAAAAATGCTGCTACAATTCAACAAAAAATTACTGAGGCATTAAATTTAATTCTAAAAGAAAAAATAAACCTGATTGGTTCAGGAAGAACTGATGCCGGAGTTCATGCCGTCGGTCAGGTGGCTAACTTCCGAACGAAAAAAGTTATTGATATTTATTCCTTTAAACATTCATTAAATGGGATTTTACCAGTTGATATTTCAATTACTAAGATGGAGTCAGCAAATGAGAATTTTCATTCAAGATTCGATGCTAATCGAAGAATTTATTTCTATCTTATTTCTAAAATTAAATCGCCATTTCTGTTAAAGTATAGTTACCGCCTGCATCAACCGATTGATTTAAAGGGGCTGAATCTCCTTAGCAATGCGTTAATCGGTACGAATGATTTTACAGGGCTTAGTCGTAAAAATCCCTCCCTTGAAAATAAAGTCTGTACTATTTATTCAGCACATTGGAGAGAATTAAAAAATATTATCCTTTTCAGAATCGAAGCTGATAGATTTTTGCATGGAATGGTAAGGATTATAGTTGCAACTTTATTGAATGCGCAGAAACAAAACTTAGGAAGGGAATCTATAATAAAAATTTTAAGGGGAAAAGATACTTTGCTTGCAGCCGGTGCAGCTCCGGCTAAAGGATTATTTCTTTACAAAGTTCTTTATGATTGA
- a CDS encoding peptidase M64, translating into MKTIFLILLFSTVIFSQINFENYFENKTLRIDYYHSGNSDHDSYSFDEMKEEPFWGGSKINLIDKFNYGKYKFEVIDDSSQQTIYSRTYSTLFGEWQTTDEAKQTEKSFSETVVFPYPKSNVTVIFYGRDKKNNLIKKFQYKIDPKNYFIKTEREAAYNSFEIIHSGNPSTNVDIVIIPDGYTSEEMDLFKKDCERFADYFFNASPFKENKNKFNIWGIEAPSVESGTDIPAEDIWKKTLVNTSFYTFDLERYLMTSDNKTLRNVASNAPYDQIYILVNSSKYGGGSIYNHYSVCMNNNSYAEYVFVHEFGHGFGSLADEYYTSDVAYNDFYSLDVEPLDPNITTLVNFESKWKDLVDDETLIPTPATIEFKNKVGAFEGGGYVEKGVYRPMQDCTMKSISVDNFCPVCKRSLQAMIDFYSK; encoded by the coding sequence ATGAAAACTATTTTCTTAATTCTTCTTTTTTCAACTGTAATTTTTTCTCAGATAAATTTTGAAAATTATTTCGAAAATAAAACCCTCCGGATTGATTACTATCATTCCGGAAATTCAGATCACGATTCTTACTCCTTCGACGAAATGAAAGAGGAACCTTTTTGGGGCGGGTCAAAAATTAATTTGATTGATAAGTTTAATTATGGAAAATATAAATTTGAAGTGATTGACGACAGTTCGCAGCAGACTATTTATTCGCGCACCTACTCAACATTATTTGGTGAATGGCAAACTACCGATGAAGCAAAGCAGACTGAAAAATCTTTTAGCGAAACGGTTGTCTTTCCCTATCCCAAGTCAAATGTTACGGTAATATTTTATGGACGCGATAAAAAGAATAACCTGATAAAAAAGTTTCAATACAAGATTGATCCTAAAAATTATTTCATCAAAACTGAAAGGGAAGCTGCTTACAACTCGTTCGAAATTATTCATTCCGGCAATCCATCAACTAATGTTGACATTGTAATTATTCCCGACGGTTATACTTCCGAGGAAATGGACCTTTTCAAAAAAGATTGTGAACGATTTGCAGATTATTTTTTTAATGCTTCACCCTTTAAGGAGAACAAAAATAAATTTAATATCTGGGGAATCGAAGCTCCCTCTGTTGAGTCTGGTACTGACATACCAGCAGAAGATATATGGAAAAAGACTTTAGTGAATACTTCCTTTTATACATTTGATCTTGAAAGATATCTAATGACTTCAGATAATAAGACACTACGAAATGTAGCGTCTAATGCTCCATACGATCAGATTTATATTTTAGTGAACAGTAGTAAATATGGTGGTGGTTCTATTTATAATCATTATTCTGTTTGTATGAATAATAACAGTTATGCCGAATATGTATTTGTTCATGAATTTGGACACGGTTTTGGTTCGCTGGCAGATGAATATTACACTTCTGATGTGGCATACAATGATTTTTACTCGCTCGATGTTGAGCCACTCGATCCAAATATAACCACGCTTGTTAATTTCGAATCCAAATGGAAAGACCTCGTTGATGATGAAACATTAATCCCTACTCCTGCAACGATAGAATTTAAAAACAAAGTTGGAGCATTCGAAGGTGGTGGTTACGTAGAAAAGGGGGTATATCGTCCGATGCAGGATTGTACGATGAAATCTATTTCAGTGGATAATTTTTGTCCGGTTTGTAAACGATCACTTCAGGCAATGATAGATTTTTATTCAAAATAA
- a CDS encoding mechanosensitive ion channel family protein, with product MNKLLTYFYELIGNDLLFQLCISAAVIFLGIIAAKLSSFISRKIAQPYVKKTKTKQDDKLVEIIGWGVFRLVIIAALFASLGIFENDWLFLIGVKSTVINAHPYLAIFTKILDVLLFLYFVFTLVIISFKLTVVLLDWYSESIDGGENRNLSGSLFPLIKKLAKVIIFLIAVVAVLSKFDVNISGLLVSLGVGSLAVALAAQETLSNMISGFAIMIDRPFRIGDRIRFAENKTGDVMEIGIRSTKILDFDHNIVVIPNNEIIKSHITNLSYPSSETRVVVEIGVAYGTDIQRAKNLLLDIVKNDEDIIKETPPEVYLINFADSSLVLRLTCRTNNYKNVFEIQCRTREKIYEIFRRENIEIPFPQRIITINNPSRHFTTK from the coding sequence ATGAATAAACTGCTCACGTATTTTTATGAATTGATTGGTAATGATTTACTATTTCAGTTGTGCATATCGGCTGCGGTAATTTTTCTCGGGATTATTGCAGCTAAGTTAAGCAGTTTCATTTCCAGAAAAATAGCACAGCCCTATGTAAAAAAAACAAAAACAAAACAAGATGATAAACTTGTTGAGATCATAGGATGGGGGGTTTTTCGCCTGGTGATAATCGCAGCGCTTTTTGCTTCACTTGGAATATTCGAGAACGATTGGCTATTCTTGATTGGAGTAAAATCAACAGTTATTAATGCTCATCCCTACTTAGCTATATTTACTAAAATACTTGATGTACTTCTATTTCTGTATTTTGTATTTACACTGGTTATTATATCCTTTAAGCTCACAGTGGTTTTACTCGACTGGTATTCCGAATCAATTGATGGGGGAGAGAACAGAAACCTGAGCGGCAGTCTTTTTCCACTAATAAAAAAACTTGCAAAGGTAATAATTTTTCTCATTGCTGTAGTCGCCGTTCTTTCAAAGTTTGATGTAAACATTAGCGGGCTTCTTGTGTCGCTTGGTGTTGGTTCTTTGGCAGTTGCTCTCGCAGCGCAGGAAACTTTATCGAATATGATTTCTGGTTTCGCAATAATGATTGATAGACCGTTTAGAATTGGAGACCGCATTCGCTTTGCTGAGAATAAAACCGGTGATGTGATGGAGATTGGAATACGCTCGACAAAAATTTTAGATTTTGATCACAACATTGTTGTAATTCCAAACAATGAAATTATAAAATCACATATAACAAATCTTTCCTATCCATCTTCTGAAACGCGTGTGGTTGTGGAAATTGGCGTTGCCTACGGCACAGATATTCAAAGAGCCAAAAACCTTCTTCTTGATATTGTTAAAAATGATGAAGACATAATTAAAGAAACCCCGCCGGAAGTTTATCTGATTAACTTTGCCGATTCTTCTCTTGTTTTACGCCTTACCTGTAGAACAAATAATTATAAAAATGTTTTTGAAATTCAATGCAGAACACGAGAGAAGATTTATGAAATTTTTAGACGGGAAAACATTGAAATACCATTCCCGCAGCGCATTATTACTATCAATAATCCATCACGACATTTTACAACTAAATAA